Proteins from one Chroococcidiopsis sp. CCMEE 29 genomic window:
- a CDS encoding tetratricopeptide repeat protein yields MIRLILILLSVWLVFSSAVPVMASQPPNLTPEQFQQLDELAQKALSATESGDFAIAETYWTQIIEKFPDNPAALSNRGNARVSQNKLEAAIADYNEAIELAPSATDPYLNRGAALEGLGKWEEAIADYNHVLELDPNDAMAYNNRGNAEAGLGKWEEAIADYHKSTEIAPNFAFARANYALALYQTGKTAEAIRTMRNIVRKYPSFADMRAALTAVLWEQGKHGEAESNWVAAVGLDQRYKDINWVAHVRRWPPLMVAALEKFQELK; encoded by the coding sequence ATGATTCGCTTAATTCTGATTTTGCTGAGTGTTTGGCTCGTATTTAGTTCAGCTGTGCCAGTGATGGCATCGCAGCCACCTAACCTGACACCAGAGCAGTTTCAACAACTGGATGAACTAGCACAGAAAGCCTTGAGTGCTACTGAGAGCGGGGATTTTGCCATCGCTGAAACTTACTGGACGCAGATTATTGAGAAGTTTCCTGATAACCCGGCTGCCTTGAGTAACCGGGGTAATGCTAGAGTGAGCCAGAACAAATTAGAAGCGGCGATCGCCGACTATAACGAAGCGATAGAACTAGCCCCTAGTGCTACTGACCCCTACCTGAATCGTGGCGCTGCCTTGGAAGGATTAGGCAAGTGGGAAGAAGCGATCGCAGATTATAATCACGTGCTGGAACTCGATCCTAATGATGCAATGGCATACAACAACCGGGGGAATGCCGAAGCTGGGTTAGGAAAGTGGGAAGAGGCGATCGCTGACTATCATAAATCAACTGAGATCGCTCCCAATTTTGCCTTTGCCCGTGCTAACTACGCCCTTGCCCTATATCAAACTGGTAAAACTGCAGAAGCGATTCGCACGATGCGGAATATAGTCCGAAAATATCCCAGCTTTGCTGATATGCGGGCTGCCCTTACTGCTGTTTTATGGGAACAAGGAAAACACGGCGAAGCTGAAAGTAACTGGGTTGCAGCAGTTGGACTGGATCAGCGCTACAAAGACATCAACTGGGTTGCACATGTTCGCCGTTGGCCTCCCCTCATGGTTGCAGCGCTGGAAAAGTTTCAGGAACTCAAGTAG
- a CDS encoding acyltransferase family protein → MNSPLPNRIHWIDYAKGIGIFLVVIGHVCRGLTDSSILNPLPAKLIDQWLYAFHMPLFFFLSGLLILGSTSKPLKDFVLDKLQTIAYPYFVWSIIQSVLIATMSGYTNSSISLTNLWRIIYEPVFIFWFLYILFVVMMLYRVAHKLVASPVHFLGFSIFLYCLHLLGITSVSWTVPDLVCSYTIYFAFGAIIASSNLLSRLSKVNTPVLISVTINGFLLIAASVWLQLVEHQSLVLFIAIIGISAVIALAILLERFQLGNFVKLWGLLSLQIYVIHTIVASGMRIVLQKLVGITEPFIYIFVGTIAGIYVPIAIDWLCRQVKFRYLFTLRPRKA, encoded by the coding sequence ATGAATTCACCCTTACCAAACCGAATTCATTGGATTGATTATGCGAAAGGTATTGGTATTTTTTTAGTAGTAATTGGGCATGTGTGCCGAGGTTTGACTGATAGCTCGATCCTTAATCCTTTACCAGCTAAGCTGATCGATCAGTGGCTTTATGCTTTCCATATGCCACTCTTCTTTTTCCTTTCAGGATTGTTGATACTAGGTTCCACATCAAAACCTCTGAAAGATTTCGTTTTAGACAAACTACAAACTATTGCCTATCCCTATTTTGTGTGGTCAATCATTCAAAGTGTGCTGATAGCAACTATGTCCGGCTATACTAATAGTTCAATATCATTGACTAATCTTTGGCGAATTATCTACGAACCAGTCTTCATATTTTGGTTTCTCTACATTCTGTTTGTTGTCATGATGCTTTATAGAGTTGCCCATAAACTAGTGGCTTCTCCTGTTCATTTTTTAGGTTTTTCTATTTTTCTATATTGCTTGCATTTACTAGGGATTACTTCTGTTTCTTGGACAGTTCCAGACCTAGTTTGTTCTTACACAATTTATTTTGCATTTGGCGCAATCATTGCTAGTAGTAACCTATTATCTAGACTGAGTAAAGTCAACACTCCTGTTTTAATTTCAGTCACTATCAATGGATTTCTGTTAATAGCGGCATCGGTCTGGCTCCAACTGGTTGAGCATCAATCGCTTGTTCTGTTCATTGCGATAATTGGTATAAGTGCTGTAATTGCCCTGGCAATTTTGTTAGAACGATTCCAATTAGGTAATTTTGTAAAGCTGTGGGGGCTATTGTCGCTACAAATCTATGTGATTCATACGATCGTCGCATCCGGGATGAGGATTGTACTCCAAAAGCTCGTCGGCATTACAGAACCGTTTATCTACATCTTTGTAGGGACTATCGCGGGCATTTATGTGCCGATAGCGATCGATTGGCTTTGTAGACAAGTTAAATTCCGATACCTATTTACCCTTCGTCCTAGAAAAGCTTGA